The following proteins are co-located in the Leptospira weilii genome:
- a CDS encoding serine hydrolase domain-containing protein, whose amino-acid sequence MRIFLFLIWVGWILSCASTGREEVILGNSSRFLAPKQLNRTPFEGFPIALPEDVGLDSAPLLRLSKSIREEGLEVRSLLIVKDGKLVMERYAGGTTRNHNHSVYSVTKTVTSTLLGILNFEGILKTVNEPVMNSLLSLGNLPFPLLEGKESLRLRDVLHMASGMRWSEFPEREDIRTAEDPLIIALLPEVKDKPGTKFDYSNGDSQLAAAVLENKAGMTLLHFAENTLFSWLDFKGYEWYTSPSGRQTAGFGLRLRPIDMVKFGILYLNNGSYQRKKILKLDWIKQAIKPGASQNYGYQLWTHQFEGKKTFMANGKGSQFVYVIPHRRMVIVTTAAIWDKPIHFLLDKILASVKESLNSKQKKKNPEKEAEFLKEIHEASLTVGNPALWKDLDEPHLVHHKR is encoded by the coding sequence ATGAGAATTTTCCTTTTTCTGATCTGGGTCGGATGGATCCTTTCCTGCGCCTCTACCGGACGCGAGGAAGTAATATTAGGAAACTCCTCTCGTTTTTTAGCGCCAAAACAACTCAATAGAACTCCTTTCGAGGGTTTTCCGATCGCCCTGCCGGAAGATGTGGGTTTGGATTCAGCTCCCCTACTTCGTTTATCAAAATCCATTCGCGAAGAAGGACTCGAAGTCCGTTCTCTTCTGATCGTAAAGGACGGAAAATTGGTTATGGAACGTTATGCGGGAGGCACTACCCGCAATCACAATCACAGCGTTTATTCGGTGACAAAAACCGTCACATCCACTCTGCTCGGAATTTTAAATTTCGAAGGAATTTTAAAAACGGTGAACGAGCCGGTAATGAATTCTCTTCTTTCCCTTGGAAACCTACCTTTTCCTTTACTCGAAGGCAAAGAGTCTCTTCGGCTCAGAGACGTTCTTCATATGGCGTCCGGAATGCGCTGGTCCGAGTTTCCGGAACGAGAGGATATTAGAACCGCGGAAGATCCTCTCATAATCGCATTATTACCCGAAGTGAAAGACAAACCGGGAACAAAATTCGATTACAGCAACGGAGATTCTCAACTTGCCGCCGCGGTTTTGGAAAACAAAGCGGGTATGACACTGCTTCATTTCGCGGAAAATACTTTATTCTCTTGGCTTGATTTTAAAGGTTACGAATGGTACACATCTCCTTCGGGAAGACAGACCGCCGGTTTCGGTCTGAGACTGAGGCCGATTGATATGGTAAAATTCGGAATCCTGTACTTGAACAATGGAAGTTATCAACGTAAGAAAATTCTCAAGCTCGATTGGATCAAACAAGCAATCAAACCAGGAGCCTCACAAAACTACGGCTACCAATTGTGGACGCACCAATTCGAAGGGAAAAAAACGTTTATGGCAAACGGAAAAGGGAGCCAGTTCGTGTATGTAATCCCTCATAGAAGAATGGTGATCGTGACCACGGCCGCAATTTGGGACAAACCGATTCATTTTCTTTTGGACAAGATCCTTGCAAGCGTAAAGGAATCCTTGAATTCGAAGCAAAAGAAAAAAAATCCGGAAAAAGAAGCCGAGTTTCTAAAGGAAATTCACGAAGCGTCACTCACGGTCGGAAATCCGGCACTTTGGAAAGACCTAGACGAACCTCATCTAGTTCAT
- the hisE gene encoding phosphoribosyl-ATP diphosphatase: MEFLLQLENILKKRKQDLPDKSYTADLFRGGVDRILKKVGEEAGEVIIAAKNSDKKELTHEAADLLFHLQVLLVEQELSLQDIVEELRKRHS, from the coding sequence ATGGAATTTTTATTACAGCTGGAAAACATTCTGAAAAAAAGAAAACAGGACCTTCCCGATAAATCTTATACCGCGGATTTGTTCCGAGGCGGAGTGGATCGAATTCTCAAAAAAGTAGGAGAGGAAGCCGGAGAGGTAATCATCGCCGCAAAAAATTCCGATAAAAAGGAACTTACCCACGAAGCGGCTGATTTGCTTTTTCATCTACAAGTATTGCTCGTCGAACAAGAACTTTCTCTGCAGGACATCGTAGAAGAACTTCGCAAACGACACTCTTAA
- a CDS encoding LIC_10730 family protein: MNSKLILRFFLICFFCTSILSMDCLVRVDWDNPNQKNVKKVPSPDAFPTAEDANLTQVERARLIKERKRIGLSPEGFELVHNQESKFSYEYACTQLLAKCQGNCMEEWYPFTSIFLPIIGYRSAKQRQCMDRCNQFCKLPSRILSGETSTAPTSPGPQSH, from the coding sequence ATGAATTCAAAACTCATTTTACGTTTTTTTCTAATATGTTTTTTTTGCACTTCGATTTTAAGCATGGATTGTTTGGTTCGAGTTGATTGGGATAATCCGAATCAAAAAAACGTGAAAAAGGTTCCGTCTCCCGATGCCTTTCCCACGGCGGAAGACGCTAATCTTACGCAAGTAGAACGGGCACGGCTTATCAAGGAAAGAAAACGGATCGGACTTTCTCCGGAAGGCTTTGAACTCGTTCATAATCAAGAATCCAAATTTTCTTACGAGTACGCTTGTACTCAACTTCTTGCCAAGTGTCAGGGGAATTGTATGGAGGAATGGTATCCTTTCACCTCTATTTTCTTGCCGATTATAGGCTATAGAAGCGCAAAACAACGGCAATGTATGGACCGATGTAATCAATTCTGTAAACTTCCCAGTCGAATTCTTTCCGGCGAAACGAGTACGGCTCCGACAAGCCCCGGGCCGCAATCTCATTAA